The Anabrus simplex isolate iqAnaSimp1 chromosome 1, ASM4041472v1, whole genome shotgun sequence genome window below encodes:
- the LOC136864600 gene encoding juvenile hormone esterase produces MLQLPAFCTLLLLVVVVSATHDEIVRITEGHVQGSKMVSFRGREFRAFRGIPYAEPPTGTRRFKPPQPKSPWTGILNATVEGSVCSQMDLATEMYVGDEDCLFLNVYAHKNARRNPVIVWVHGGGFIEGHGGVSLTGPQYLLDHDIILVTFNYRLGPLGFLSTGDSALPGNYGLKDAVEVLRWVQRNIESFGGNRNLVTVYGYSSGAANAQSLTMSQLTKGLFHRVIYESGSALHHWALKSSPIQEARQVAKLIGCPSIDSSRGIAECVASASAKELVETLYSFPYWAVKYPHPYGLVVEFQDDDSDPPFLTEPPLEVLRKGHALKVPAMTGSTSAESIDVPAVVIKSDELMKELDNNFDQIVLSSFIPGNISDEVVRKVKDFYFHGMSPKEATLEQLVQLFSDTTFNYNLYQSALAFAAATDMPVYMYLFSFRGRLGSVVTEKDSPTHLGVAHADDLFYIFGRGVDFPGGQPNSEETQTIMRVTKMLADFALTGDPTPITSDLIPVKWLPLLGDGKPFRYLEINKELTMHSGPIFPERMAFWDNLLGKRKRDEL; encoded by the coding sequence ATGCTGCAGCTACCTGCCTTCTGTACCTtgttgctgctggtggtggtggtaagCGCGACACATGATGAAATCGTAAGGATTACTGAGGGACACGTACAAGGATCTAAGATGGTCTCCTTCCGTGGTCGAGAATTCCGTGCCTTCAGAGGGATACCCTACGCCGAGCCTCCTACAGGAACTCGACGTTTCAAACCTCCTCAACCAAAATCGCCTTGGACTGGAATTCTCAATGCAACAGTTGAAGGCTCAGTTTGTTCTCAAATGGACCTGGCTACAGAGATGTATGTTGGCGATGAGGATTGTTTGTTCCTTAATGTTTACGCTCACAAGAATGCTAGGAGAAACCCTGTTATTGTGTGGGTACACGGCGGAGGCTTCATTGAAGGGCACGGTGGAGTTAGTCTTACTGGTCCTCAATACCTTTTGGACCACGATATTATATTAGTGACGTTCAACTATCGTCTGGGACCACTCGGCTTCCTAAGTACTGGAGATTCCGCTTTACCCGGTAACTATGGACTCAAAGATGCCGTGGAGGTGTTGCGGTGGGTTCAAAGAAATATTGAGTCATTTGGTGGTAATCGTAATTTAGTGACGGTTTATGGATACAGCTCAGGGGCTGCAAATGCACAAAGTTTGACCATGTCTCAATTAACGAAAGGTTTATTTCATCGCGTTATTTATGAAAGTGGCTCAGCTCTGCATCATTGGGCTTTGAAGTCTTCACCGATACAGGAAGCACGTCAAGTTGCCAAGTTAATTGGATGTCCATCTATCGACTCCTCCAGAGGCATTGCAGAGTGTGTGGCTTCTGCATCTGCTAAAGAATTAGTAGAAACGCTGTATAGTTTTCCTTACTGGGCTGTCAAGTACCCACACCCATACGGTCTGGTCGTAGAATTTCAAGATGATGATTCAGACCCTCCATTTTTGACTGAACCCCCTTTAGAAGTTCTCCGTAAGGGACATGCCCTAAAAGTTCCTGCCATGACTGGAAGTACCTCTGCGGAGAGTATAGACGTACCGGCTGTGGTAATTAAGAGCGATGAATTAATGAAGGAACTCGACAACAATTTTGATCAGATTGTATTGAGCAGTTTCATTCCTGGTAATATTTCTGACGAAGTTGTTCGTAAAGTGAAGGATTTCTATTTCCATGGGATGTCCCCTAAGGAAGCTACTTTGGAACAATTAGTGCAGTTATTTTCTGATACTACGTTCAATTATAATTTATATCAATCCGCTTTAGCGTTTGCTGCAGCGACAGATATGCCTGTATACATGTATTTGTTCTCGTTTCGAGGACGTCTCGGCTCAGTTGTGACCGAAAAAGATAGTCCAACTCATCTAGGAGTGGCCCATGCGGACGATCTTTTCTATATCTTTGGCAGAGGAGTAGACTTCCCAGGTGGTCAACCAAATTCAGAAGAGACGCAGACCATAATGCGAGTGACCAAAATGTTGGCCGATTTTGCATTGACAGGTGATCCTACACCAATAACAAGTGATTTAATTCCGGTGAAATGGCTTCCCTTGCTTGGAGACGGAAAACCGTTTCGTTACCTGGAGATAAACAAGGAACTAACGATGCATTCTGGTCCTATTTTCCCTGAAAGGATGGCTTTTTGGGATAATTTACTTGGGAAACGAAAGCGGGATGAATTATGA